One Silene latifolia isolate original U9 population chromosome 4, ASM4854445v1, whole genome shotgun sequence DNA segment encodes these proteins:
- the LOC141653291 gene encoding transcription factor BIM1 yields the protein MELPQSRPFGTTQARKATHDFLSLNSHSSIRQDPRPSHGDSLKTHDFLQPLEGEQSSGAKEDNAVDINVKPQPVGPPASVVEHLLPGGIGTYSISRLPYITQKVPKPEENGLPVVSVTSSDRNDDNSNCSSYTGGSFMLWDESAAKKGNTGKENFGNVNLVKDSTKISHWPLDRPSQSSSNRRSSVSPLSSSQAPAQKNQSFMDMLKSAKGSHSMEEDEEEDLNVKKESSSSQRGDLRVKVDGKNSDQKANTPRSKHSATEQRRRCKINDRFQTLRELIPHSDQKRDKASFLLEVIEYIQFLQEKVNRYEGSYPGWNSEPAKSIQWSNNHGPCETFIDQPRVANGIANPVLMFGAKLDEKATIASLNIPRNDREQAEYSITNSIKFKTMDQQSGMAPKAMQADVHPSFRSSCAVAQPLTRTPDGGDAFLPQLELRQSGTSECEASTAGVKLKDQELAVEGGTINISSIYSQGLLNTLTRALQNSGVDLSQASISVQVDIGKRAKTKQNTSEPTPKIVEAPYSNPPLQRGRVENLSNESDHAVKRLKIG from the exons ATGGAGCTTCCTCAATCTCGACCCTTTGGTACAACACAAG CTAGGAAGGCAACCCATGATTTCCTCTCTCTCAACTCACATTCATCAATTAGGCAAGATCCAAGGCCTTCTCATG GAGATTCTCTTAAAACTCATGATTTCCTCCAACCATTAGAGGGAGAACAGTCGAGTGGAGCCAAAGAAGACAATGCTGTTGATATTAATGTTAAGCCTCAACCAGTAGGCCCTCCAGCTTCGGTTGTAGAGCATCTATTGCCTGGAGGGATTGGAACATACAGCATAAGCCGCCTTCCCTACATTACTCAAAAGGTGCCAAAGCCAGAAGAGAATGGCTTGCCAGTGGTTTCAGTGACCAGCAGTGATAGAAATGATGATAATTCAAACTGTAGTTCTTATACGGGAGGCAGTTTCATGTTGTGGGACGAGTCAGCAGCAAAAAAAGGAAATACAGGAAAGGAGAATTTTGGGAATGTAAATTTGGTAAAAG ATTCAACGAAGATTAGCCATTGGCCATTGGATCGACCGTCACAGTCATCTTCCAACCGCCGTAGTAGCGTCAGTCCTCTCTCGTCTTCTCA GGCACCTGCGCAGAAGAATCAAAGCTTCATGGATATGTTGAAATCCGCGAAGGGGTCTCATTCCATGgaggaagatgaagaagaagatctGAATGTAAAGAAAGAAAGCAGCTCTTCTCAAAGAG GAGATTTGCGAGTAAAAGTTGATGGAAAGAACAGTGATCAGAAGGCTAACACTCCAAGATCTAAACACTCTGCAACAGAGCAGCGGAGAAGATGCAAAATCAATGACAG ATTTCAGACGTTGAGAGAGCTTATACCTCACAGTGATCAGAAGAGGGACAAGGCATCATTCCTATTAGAG GTCATTGAGTACATTCAGTTTCTACAGGAAAAAGTCAATCGATATGAAGGGTCATATCCTGGCTGGAACAGTGAACCTGCCAAATCGATTCAATGG AGTAACAACCATGGGCCATGTGAAACATTTATAGATCAACCTCGAGTTGCAAATGGCATTGCCAACCCTGTACTTATGTTTGGTGCGAAGCTTGATGAGAAAGCCACAATTGCTTCACTAAATATTCCTAGGAATGACCGAGAACAAGCAGAATATAGTATTACTAATTCTATCAAATTCAAGACAATGGATCAACAATCTGGAATGGCACCAAAGGCCATGCAGGCAGATGTCCATCCTTCTTTCAGAAGTAGTTGTGCAGTAGCACAGCCTCTCACTAGAACCCCAGATGGAGGTGATGCATTTCTCCCTCAGTTAGAGCTACGGCAAAGTGGAACTTCTGAATGTGAGGCTTCTACTGCTGGTGTTAAATTGAAAGATCAGGAACTGGCTGTTGAAGGTGGTACAATTAACATCTCCAGCATATACTCTCAAGG GTTGCTGAACACTCTAACCCGAGCTCTCCAGAATTCTGGGGTAGATTTGTCCCAAGCTAGCATCTCAGTCCAAGTTGACATCGGAAAGCGGGCCAAAACGAAACAAAATACCTCCGAGCCAACCCCAAAG ATTGTCGAGGCTCCCTACAGCAACCCTCCATTGCAGCGTGGTAGAGTTGAAAACCTGAGCAATGAGTCAGATCATGCGGTGAAGAGGCTAAAGATTGGCTAA
- the LOC141653292 gene encoding uncharacterized protein LOC141653292, giving the protein MEFWNKAKSLAEEAAKKSQELTKEAAKKSQELTSSFVTTSRIADIVSETAKRSKDLAAEASIQIKAEALKRADQIKSLSLLDNSVVSLDKTADTVSSEELNDFGVTEELRDFVQSITFDTFKDFPLPDDAEVSDVPTVSNVQQDLTKWQARHATLVLSTVKEISKLRYDLCPRIMKERKFWRIYFLIVNSHVAPYEKKYMEQAELKAAEQEKADRAKEQELAKGVSVSKPDGAQPAKPLQNARSSTEQDLDVFLLGDLGDSDEGPDDEDDVGLDDDFDKIGESSEDEHTKESKP; this is encoded by the exons ATGGAGTTTTGGAACAAAGCCAAGAGTTTAGCAGAAGAAGCAGCGAAGAAATCCCAAGAACTCACAAAAGAAGCTGCTAAAAAATCTCAAGAACTCACCTCTTCCTTCGTCACCACCTCTCGCATTGCCGATATCGTCTCCGAAACCGCTAAAAGATCCAAAGATTTGGCTGCTGAAGCTTCTATTCAGATCAAAGCTGAAGCCTTGAAGCGTGCTGATCAGATCAAATCTCTTTCTCTTCTTGATAATTCTGTTGTTTCTTTGGATAAGACGGCTGATACGGTGTCGTCTGAGGAGCTTAATGACTTTGGTGTTACGGAAGAGTTGAGGGATTTCGTTCAAAGCATTACTTTTGATACTTTCAAGGATTTTCCTCTTCCTG ATGATGCTGAGGTTTCAGATGTTCCCACAGTCTCCAATGTCCAGCAGGATCTTACAAAGTGGCAGGCACGACATGCCACACTTGTGCTTTCTACAGTAAAG GAAATCTCGAAGTTACGCTATGATCTCTGCCCACGCataatgaaagaaaggaagttCTGGAGAATTTACTTTCTGATTGTCAACAGCCACGTAGCTCC TTATGAGAAGAAGTACATGGAACAGGCAGAGCTAAAGGCTGCTGAACAAGAAAAGGCTGACAGGGCAAAAGAACAGGAACTTGCCAAGGGTGTTTCAGTGTCTAAACCAGATGGAGCACAACCTGCCAAGCCACTTCAGAACGCAAGGTCCTCTACGGAGCAAGATTTGGATGTATTCCTTCTGGGAGACCTTGGTGACAGTGACGAAGGACCAG atgatgaagatgatgttgGCCTTGATGATGACTTTGACAAGATTGGTGAAAGCTCG GAAGATGAGCACACGAAAGAATCGAAACCGTGA